The nucleotide sequence GATGCCCATGCCGGGCTCGTCCGCGTCCGCCTTGGACCAGACGACCTCGCCCAGCAATTCAAACGGGGCCTCCCGGTGTGGCACCGTCAGCTTGAAGAGGAAGCGCGTGCCGATGGGCAGCGGCTTCTTCGTCTTGATGAACGTGCCACCCTTGCTGATGTTCTTCGTGTAGTCCGCGAAGAACGAGTTGAGCTTCTTGTAGTCGACCTTCAGCTCGATGGGCGCGCGCCCGTTCTGGCGGTGCTCTGGACCTGTCTTCTGTTCGGACATGCTGGCCGGGAGTATAGGAGAGGCCATGCGGCAAGTCCTCACCCGCGCCTCTGGCCTGTTGCGTCGCCCTGCCGTCCTGGCCACCGTCCTCCTGCTCGCGGGCGGGGGCTCGGCGCTCGTCCTGCTCCCCCTCTTTGGCGTCCCCGGCTTCGAGCTGAGCCTGGCTCTCTCCATCGCCGTCGGCCTGCTCGGAGGGGGGATGGGCATCGCCGCGGCCGCCCAGGAGCGTCGCATCCTGCTGGGCACCTCCCCGACCCCACCGGGCGCCCTCCGGCCGCAGACGCCCAGCGGCGCGGTGGGCCGGGCCCTGGGCACTGCCCTGCTCCTCAACGTCGGCGTCCTGGTGCCCCCCTTCCTGGTGGCCACCCTGTTCGCCTGGCTGCGTACCGCGTGTGACCCGTTCGCACTGGTGGGCTTCTATCCGATGCTCACCCTCCCCTCGGCCGCGCTGGCCGCCTCCGCGGGCGTGCTGTGCGGCTTCACCGCCGAGCGCCCCCGCAGGGCCGCGGGGCTGTACGCCCTCCTCATCCTCCTCTCCGCCGTGCCCACCGCGTGGCCCATCGTCGCCGGGCCCCAGGTGTTCGCCTTCAACCACTTCCTGGGACACATGCCCGGGCCCCTCTACGACGAGGCGCTGGGTGTCTCCGCCGCGCTCGGCTGGTTCCGCTTGGAGACGCTGCTGTGGGTCACCGTGCTCGCGGGGCTCACCTGCGCCCTGCTGGACCTGGGCACCGGGCGCCTTCGCCGCGCCGGCCTGCGCCGCGCCACCCTGGCCGCCCTGGTGCTGCCCCTGGCCGCCATCGCCTTCATGGAGGCGCGCGGCCCCGCCATGGGCCTGCGGATGACGGATGCGTGGCTCACTCAGGAGCTCGGCGGCCTGCGGGAGACGGAGCACTTCGTCTTCCACTACTGGCAAGGCAAGCCGCACGAGGACGTGGACCGCTTCGCGAGGGACTTGGAGTTCCGCTGGGCCCAGACGCGGCACTTCCTGGGCGTGGCCCCCACCGAGCCCATCCACGTCTGGCTCTACCGCGACGAGCACGAGAAGCAGCGCCTGGTGGGCGCCGGCCGCACCCAGTTCGCCAAGCCCTGGCGCCACGAGTTGCACATCCAGGACCGGCCCTTCCCCCACTCCGTGCTCCACCATGAGCTGGCGCACGTCATGGCGGCCCCCGCGGGCAGCGGTCCCTTCCGCGTCACCACCCGGCTGGGCATCTGGCCGCTCATGGGCGTCATCGAGGGGTTCGCCGTCGCCGCGGACGGCCCAGTGCAGGGCGACCTCACGCTGCACCAGTGGGCGGCGGGCATGCGCAGGCAGAAGCTGGCGCCGGACATGCGCAAGCTGATGGGGCCGAAGGGCTTCTACCAGTCGGCACCCGCGCGCGCGTACACGGTGGCGGGCTCGTTCCTGCGCTACCTGGCGGACACCTATGGCGCGGACCGGCTGCGGGCCGTGTATGCCCATGCGGACTTCGACGCCGCCTACGGCCGTCCCCTGGGAGAGCTCGTCACCGAGTGGGAGCAGTACGTGGACGCGCTCCCCCTGGACGAAGCCTCCGTGGCGAGGGCCTTCGCGCGCTTCCGCACCGGCAGCCTCTTCACCCGCGCCTGCGCTCGCGAGGTGGCGCGACTGTCGGATTCCGCCCGGCAGGCGCTGGCGAGTGACCCCGAGGACGCGCTGAAGCGCTACCGCCGCGCCGGCGAGCTCCAGCCCGAAGAGCCGGGCTTCCGCATCGGTGAGGCCGTCGCCCTGTCCCAACTGGAGCGCTACGCGGACGCGGACGCCGTGCTCGCCGAGGTGGGCGAGCGCATGAAGGGCCAGGCCGTGCTGGAGGCGGAGGTGGCCATGGCGCGGGCGGACGTCGCGCTGCGCCGCGACCAGCCCGGCGAGGCCCGCCGCTTCCTCGACACCGTGCTGTCGAAGGACGCCGGGCCGGAGCTGACGCGCACCGCCCAGGTGAAGCTCGCCGCCATGGAGGACGCCGTGCGCCAGGCCCCCATCGACGCGTACTTCCGGGCCGGCCAGGACGAGGTGCGGCTGCTGATCCTCGCACGCGCCCTGGCCGCGGTGCCCACAGACCCGTTCCTCAACTACCTCATGGGGCGCCGGTTGCAGCAGGTGGGCTCGCCCGTGCTGGCCACGGGCTACCTGCAACAAGCCCTGGCGGCGGAAGGCCTGCCGGAGGCGCTCCGCCGCGAAGCCCTGCGCATGCGGGTGGAGTCCGCCTACCTGTCAGGAGACTGCGGCGCGGTGCGGCACGAGGTCGGTGCACTACCGGACTTTGGCGCCGCCTTCCGGGCCTCCGCCGACGAGTGGCGGGAGCGCTGCGACTTCGAGGAGAAGACCTTCCGCGGACTGCTGGTGCCACGACAGGCTTTCCGCTAGCCACGCTTTTCGGCTAGGCAGGCAGCCAGACAGCGGTGACGTGCCAGCCTGGCAAGGAGGACGTGGATGCGTTTCGAGTCGCGGCATCGGATTCAGGGGACGGTGGATGAGGTGGAGCGCGCGCTCCTCGACGAGCGGTACTTCGAGTTCCTCCTCAAGCACCATGGCGTGCTGCTGGAGTTGCAGCCCCTGGAGGTGAAGCCGGACGGAGACGTCGTGCGCCGCCGCGTGCGCTACCGCCCCAAGCCCGTCATCGAGAAGATTGGCCCCAAGACGGTGCCCCCGGAGTGGTTCGCGTTCATCGAGACGTCCACCTATGACAAGCGCCGCAAGGAGCTGACGTTCGAGAACGTCCCCACCTCGAACAAGATCTCCAAGATGCTGGTGAACACCGGCACCATGCGCTTCCGCGACGTGGGCGGCGGCCAGACGGAGCGGGTGATGGACGGTGAAATCGCCCTCAAGCTGCCCTTCCTCCTCAAGCCGTTGGGGCTCATCGCGGAGAAGGTCATCCAGTCGGAGGGCCTGAAGATCCTCGACAACGAGGTGCCGGTGCTCAACCGGTTCATCGCCGAGGTCATCCGCCCCGGTTAGTCGTCTTCCCGCCTCCGGCGGGGCCTGGGAATGGGTTGACTTCCGTTGGGTTGTCCCAATAAGGCCCCGCCATGCTCAAACGCTTCCTCGCCTTCAGCGTCCTGTCCCTGCTGGTCGCCTGCGCCCCGAAGCGCA is from Myxococcus virescens and encodes:
- the plpQ gene encoding motility regulator PlpA, which codes for MSEQKTGPEHRQNGRAPIELKVDYKKLNSFFADYTKNISKGGTFIKTKKPLPIGTRFLFKLTVPHREAPFELLGEVVWSKADADEPGMGIRFIYSSEAQRVEFETVVEGLMSDSLGGELTEKLLNKPLHSHS